A window of the Dryobates pubescens isolate bDryPub1 chromosome 36, bDryPub1.pri, whole genome shotgun sequence genome harbors these coding sequences:
- the LOC104296837 gene encoding feather keratin Cos1-2, which translates to MSWDASKDVYLQPQDMSCCKPCQPCCQPCGPTPLANSCNEPCCVRCQDSTIAIQPPAVVVTLPGPILSSFPQNTAVGSSTSAAVGSILSSEGVPISSGGFDLSCITNRYCCRPCRPC; encoded by the exons atgtcctgggatgcatcaaaagat GTGTACCTCCAGCCCCAAGACATGTCCTGCTgcaagccctgccagccctgctgccagccctgtggccCAACCCCActggccaacagctgcaatgagccctgctgtgtgaggtGCCAGGACTCCACCATTGccatccagcctcctgctgtggtggtgaccctgcctggacccatcctcagctccttccctcagaacactgctgtgggctcctccacctctgctgctgttggcagcatcctcagctctgaGGGAGTGCCCATCAGCTCTGGGGGCTTTGACCTCTCCTGCATCACCAACCGCTACTGCTGCAGACCCTGCCGCCCCTGCTAG